A DNA window from Timaviella obliquedivisa GSE-PSE-MK23-08B contains the following coding sequences:
- a CDS encoding CO2 hydration protein encodes MTTTLNPPQTKLPPSTHEFAEIIHRLEAGGAMLPDTPENLMQIIGLYKAYAVPMDFYWRDLLYIAEQVFLDPLPFFKYFLPEDYLQRQNHYSGDDADLRIWRGTGSAHPELLEFMEKGEIKTKLPRLLHHWYHDRINMEFAEECMRSMLWHGRDMGMGLFDSYLDSDEYKANADRAIRAYFQGNPVMTAMYKLFPDMFLEQCRQMSYYSNLGLFWEVMAPVFFEMSDLYDEGKIASVPDAMNFLVNGIFAIAGRPIYHHVYINGECYDLIPKSKGFMWLYEAALPYVEAVFYRTSPFRGTKSYNAQANQVPSDQKDFHYGVLYADIFPVGTAGIPPTLLMQDMLHFLPQYLVDYYKEHCRGEDDTLIQLGVSFQRSMYCVTSAVIQALRSALLYPLDDPNPEHLMKNRQFFETQLDRFKRSEARLRAVQTQDYR; translated from the coding sequence ATGACGACAACCCTCAACCCTCCCCAAACAAAACTGCCGCCTTCCACCCATGAATTCGCCGAAATCATTCATCGCCTAGAAGCAGGCGGCGCTATGCTGCCCGACACGCCCGAAAACTTAATGCAAATTATTGGGCTGTACAAAGCCTATGCCGTGCCCATGGATTTTTATTGGCGTGACCTGCTCTATATTGCCGAGCAAGTATTTCTCGATCCGCTGCCCTTCTTCAAGTACTTTTTACCCGAAGATTACCTTCAACGGCAAAATCATTACTCAGGCGATGATGCAGATCTGCGAATTTGGCGCGGCACAGGTTCGGCACACCCAGAGCTATTAGAGTTTATGGAAAAGGGCGAAATCAAAACAAAATTGCCCCGTTTGTTGCACCATTGGTATCACGATCGCATCAATATGGAGTTTGCCGAAGAATGTATGCGATCGATGCTCTGGCACGGACGCGATATGGGTATGGGCTTGTTTGATAGTTATCTAGATAGCGATGAATATAAAGCGAATGCCGATCGCGCGATTCGAGCTTACTTCCAGGGAAATCCGGTCATGACAGCCATGTATAAGCTGTTCCCCGATATGTTCTTAGAGCAGTGTCGGCAAATGTCCTATTACTCTAATTTAGGTTTGTTTTGGGAAGTGATGGCTCCCGTATTCTTTGAAATGTCAGATTTGTATGATGAGGGTAAGATTGCTAGCGTTCCGGATGCTATGAACTTTTTGGTAAATGGTATTTTTGCGATCGCCGGACGACCCATCTACCACCACGTTTACATTAACGGTGAATGCTACGATCTAATTCCCAAATCAAAAGGGTTCATGTGGCTTTACGAAGCCGCGCTTCCCTACGTAGAAGCCGTGTTCTACCGCACATCCCCGTTCCGAGGCACCAAGTCTTACAACGCCCAAGCAAATCAAGTTCCTTCAGACCAAAAAGATTTTCACTATGGCGTGCTGTACGCCGATATATTTCCTGTTGGAACTGCTGGCATTCCGCCTACGCTGTTAATGCAAGATATGCTGCATTTCTTGCCGCAGTACTTGGTGGACTACTACAAAGAGCATTGCCGGGGCGAAGACGACACGCTAATTCAGCTAGGCGTAAGCTTCCAGCGATCGATGTATTGCGTCACCTCTGCGGTAATTCAAGCATTGCGATCGGCGTTATTGTATCCACTAGATGATCCTAATCCTGAGCATTTGATGAAGAATCGGCAGTTTTTTGAGACGCAGTTGGATCGGTTCAAGCGATCGGAGGCAAGGCTGCGGGCTGTGCAGACGCAGGACTATCGGTAG
- a CDS encoding NADH-quinone oxidoreductase subunit M, with the protein MLSLIIWIPIFAAVLVGFVPANQPTSRIRLGALSVSGVVLLLTIWLLVQFDISNPGLQFQEFLPWIKTLRLNYELGVDGLSLVMVALNSLLTCIAILTSSEKIERPRLFYSMMLLISGGVAGAFMAQNLLLFFLAYELELVPFYLLISIWGGEKRNYAAIKFLIYTAISGALILAAFLGLTWLTGADDFSYQSALGQTLPMGLQVILLGVLLVGFGIKIPLVPFHTWLPDTYVAASTPTVIMLGGVLAKLGTYGIFRFGLGLFPEAWSKLAPLMATWAAVSILYGALAAIAQKDIKRMVAYSSIGHMGYVLLGAAALTPLGLVGSISQMVAHGLILAILFHLVGVIEEKVGSRELDVLNGLLNPIRGLPSITSLLVLGAMASAGIPGLAGFIAEFLVFQGSYAVFPVQTILAVIGTGLTAVYFVILLNRTCFGKLDNATAYYPKVLWADRLPSLILTVLIIFLGVQPVWLVRWMEATSSALVAAAPQRVEMAIAPNTFSLSDP; encoded by the coding sequence ATGCTTAGCCTGATCATTTGGATACCCATTTTTGCCGCTGTTCTCGTCGGCTTTGTTCCTGCCAACCAGCCCACAAGCCGCATTCGCCTGGGGGCGCTGTCGGTTTCGGGAGTCGTGTTGCTTTTAACGATCTGGCTGCTGGTTCAATTTGATATCAGCAACCCCGGACTTCAGTTCCAAGAATTTTTGCCCTGGATCAAAACCCTGAGATTGAACTACGAGCTAGGAGTCGATGGACTTTCCTTAGTCATGGTGGCTCTCAATAGCTTGCTGACTTGCATCGCAATTTTGACTAGCAGTGAAAAAATTGAGCGTCCGCGCTTGTTTTACTCCATGATGCTGCTGATTAGCGGTGGTGTAGCAGGAGCGTTCATGGCACAAAATTTACTTTTGTTTTTCCTAGCCTACGAATTAGAACTTGTCCCGTTCTATTTACTAATTTCAATTTGGGGTGGCGAAAAACGCAACTATGCTGCAATTAAGTTTCTGATTTATACCGCGATTTCTGGCGCGCTAATTTTGGCAGCTTTCCTGGGCTTAACTTGGCTAACGGGTGCAGACGATTTTTCGTATCAGTCGGCGCTGGGGCAGACTCTGCCCATGGGCTTACAGGTAATTTTGCTGGGCGTGCTGTTGGTGGGCTTCGGTATCAAAATTCCCCTAGTTCCGTTCCACACCTGGTTACCTGATACGTATGTGGCGGCTTCCACCCCAACGGTAATTATGTTGGGCGGTGTTTTGGCAAAGCTAGGAACCTACGGAATTTTTCGGTTTGGTTTGGGGTTATTCCCCGAAGCGTGGTCAAAATTAGCTCCGCTTATGGCAACTTGGGCAGCAGTTAGTATTCTCTACGGGGCGTTGGCAGCGATCGCTCAAAAAGATATCAAACGTATGGTGGCATATAGCTCGATCGGGCACATGGGCTATGTGTTGCTAGGTGCAGCCGCCCTCACACCCTTGGGCTTAGTGGGTTCTATCTCGCAAATGGTGGCGCATGGACTGATTTTGGCAATCTTGTTCCATTTGGTGGGCGTGATTGAAGAAAAAGTTGGCAGCCGCGAACTAGACGTACTGAATGGATTGCTGAACCCCATTCGAGGCTTACCTTCCATTACTTCTTTGTTAGTACTGGGCGCAATGGCGAGCGCTGGAATTCCAGGTTTGGCAGGTTTTATTGCAGAATTCTTGGTGTTTCAAGGAAGCTACGCAGTTTTTCCAGTGCAAACAATTTTGGCTGTGATTGGTACAGGTTTGACAGCCGTTTACTTTGTGATTTTGCTCAACCGAACTTGCTTTGGCAAATTGGACAATGCGACGGCTTATTATCCTAAGGTTTTATGGGCAGATAGATTACCCTCTTTAATTTTGACGGTGTTGATTATTTTCTTAGGTGTGCAGCCTGTTTGGTTGGTGCGGTGGATGGAAGCAACTTCGTCAGCGTTAGTCGCAGCAGCACCGCAGCGAGTAGAGATGGCGATCGCTCCTAACACCTTCTCTCTCTCAGATCCTTAG